The following proteins are encoded in a genomic region of Actinomadura sp. NAK00032:
- the npdG gene encoding NADPH-dependent F420 reductase, which yields MTEQQQKTPYDLPDVSGLSIGILGGTGDQGKGLARRFALAGHTVTIGSRKAERAQAAADELAAEGAGPRISGAENPVAAGRSDVVVVAVPWDGHKATLESLRAELAGKIVVDCVNPLGFEKGKGAFALPVEEGSAAEQAAAVLADSRVVAAFHHVSAKLLLDPGVDEMELDVLVLGNDREATDLVQALAGRIPGMRGVYGGRLHNAHQVEAFTANLISMNRRYKAHAGLRITDV from the coding sequence ATGACTGAGCAGCAGCAGAAGACGCCCTACGACCTCCCCGACGTCAGCGGCCTGTCGATCGGCATCCTCGGCGGCACCGGTGACCAGGGCAAGGGCCTCGCGCGCCGGTTCGCGCTCGCCGGGCACACGGTGACGATCGGGTCGCGCAAGGCCGAGCGCGCCCAGGCCGCCGCCGACGAGCTGGCCGCCGAGGGCGCCGGCCCGCGGATCTCCGGCGCGGAGAACCCGGTCGCCGCCGGACGCTCGGACGTGGTCGTCGTCGCCGTCCCGTGGGACGGCCACAAGGCCACGCTGGAGTCGCTGCGCGCCGAGCTGGCCGGCAAGATCGTCGTGGACTGCGTGAACCCGCTCGGCTTCGAGAAGGGCAAGGGCGCGTTCGCGCTGCCGGTCGAGGAGGGCAGCGCCGCCGAGCAGGCCGCCGCCGTGCTGGCCGACAGCCGCGTGGTCGCCGCCTTCCACCACGTCTCCGCCAAGCTGCTGCTCGACCCCGGCGTGGACGAGATGGAGCTGGACGTCCTCGTCCTCGGCAACGACCGCGAGGCCACCGACCTCGTCCAGGCCCTCGCGGGCCGCATCCCCGGCATGCGCGGCGTCTATGGCGGCCGGCTGCACAACGCCCACCAGGTCGAGGCGTTCACCGCCAACCTCATCTCCATGAACCGCCGCTACAAGGCCCACGCGGGACTGCGCATTACCGATGTCTGA
- the map gene encoding type I methionyl aminopeptidase: MTTQLLRPGNVSPMRKVPSTIPRPEYVGKKRPRTGEPDVKTPEIIERMRVAGKIAAQALAEVGAHIRPGVTTDELDRIGHEFLLDHGAYPSTLGYRGFPKSLCTSINEVICHGIPDDTVLRDGDIINIDITAYIDGVHGDTDATFLCGDADEESRLLVERTREATMRGIRAVKPGRALNVIGRVIESYAKRFGYGVVRDFTGHGIGTTFHSGLVVPHYDDPAATTIIEPGMTFTIEPMLTLGTHDYDMWPDGWTVVTKDRKRTAQFEHTLLVTDDGHEILTLP; the protein is encoded by the coding sequence ATGACGACCCAGCTGCTCCGGCCCGGAAACGTTTCACCGATGCGGAAGGTCCCGTCGACCATTCCGCGTCCGGAGTACGTGGGCAAGAAGCGGCCGCGGACCGGGGAGCCGGACGTCAAGACCCCCGAGATCATCGAGCGGATGCGGGTGGCGGGCAAGATCGCGGCGCAGGCGCTGGCGGAGGTCGGCGCGCACATCCGGCCGGGCGTCACCACCGACGAGCTCGACCGGATCGGGCACGAGTTCCTGCTGGACCACGGCGCCTACCCGTCGACGCTGGGCTACCGCGGGTTCCCGAAGTCGCTGTGCACCTCGATCAACGAGGTGATCTGCCACGGCATCCCGGACGACACGGTCCTGCGCGACGGCGACATCATCAACATCGACATCACCGCCTACATCGACGGCGTGCACGGCGACACCGACGCGACGTTCCTGTGCGGCGACGCCGACGAGGAGTCGCGGCTGCTGGTGGAGCGCACCCGCGAGGCGACGATGCGCGGCATCCGCGCGGTCAAGCCGGGGCGGGCGCTGAACGTGATCGGGCGGGTCATCGAGTCCTACGCCAAGCGGTTCGGGTACGGGGTCGTCCGCGACTTCACCGGGCACGGGATCGGCACGACCTTCCACTCGGGGCTGGTCGTCCCGCACTACGACGACCCCGCCGCCACGACGATCATCGAGCCGGGGATGACGTTCACGATCGAACCGATGCTGACGCTCGGCACCCACGACTACGACATGTGGCCGGACGGCTGGACGGTCGTCACCAAGGACCGCAAGCGCACGGCACAGTTCGAGCACACGCTGCTGGTGACCGATGACGGCCACGAAATCCTCACCCTCCCGTGA
- a CDS encoding MFS transporter: MDPQTIQRRRWYVLGVLTMSLLVVVLDNTILNVALKTIADSEKGLGATQSQLEWSINSYTLVFAGLLFTFGVIGDRLGRKRVLMGGMAVFAVASLLSAYAQTPDQLIYARALMGLGGAAVMPQTLSIITNVFEPHERARAIGIWAGAVGLGVAIGPLTGGLLLAHFWWGSVFLINVPVIAVGVVLMAFLVPESRNPEPGRLDPLGVVLSVIGLVVLSYGIIQGGEKGDWLALPVLGPILAGAAVIALFVAHEARTASPAFDVRLFRDPRMSAAVASIALCFFAASGVFFFANFYMQSVRGLTPLESGAMVLPFAIAQLAFAPRSAAMVQRFGAKAVCTTGLLLVAAALASYQFIGTDTPMWILGVIFFVQGTGMANVMPPATESVMSALPREKAGAGSAINNTARQVAVAMGVAVLGSVVASVYRRDLDGDLAALPPGAREAAGESIEGAHAVAARMGDAGRQLAGHADAAFVNAMHTASVAAAVIALLGALVVAKWMPGRTSTASAAQAEAPREPEKAAA; the protein is encoded by the coding sequence ATGGACCCCCAGACGATTCAGCGGCGCCGGTGGTACGTCCTCGGCGTCCTCACCATGAGCCTGCTGGTGGTCGTGCTCGACAACACGATCCTCAACGTCGCGCTCAAGACCATCGCCGACTCGGAGAAGGGGCTCGGCGCCACGCAGAGCCAGCTCGAGTGGTCGATCAACTCCTACACGCTCGTCTTCGCCGGGCTGCTGTTCACCTTCGGCGTGATCGGCGACCGGCTCGGCCGCAAGCGGGTGCTGATGGGCGGCATGGCGGTGTTCGCCGTCGCCTCGCTGCTGTCGGCCTACGCGCAGACCCCCGACCAGCTCATCTACGCCCGCGCCCTGATGGGGCTCGGCGGCGCCGCGGTGATGCCGCAGACGCTGTCGATCATCACCAACGTCTTCGAGCCGCACGAGCGCGCCCGCGCGATCGGCATCTGGGCCGGCGCGGTCGGCCTCGGCGTCGCGATCGGCCCCCTCACCGGCGGGCTGCTGCTCGCCCACTTCTGGTGGGGCTCGGTGTTCCTCATCAACGTCCCGGTCATCGCGGTCGGCGTCGTGCTGATGGCGTTCCTCGTGCCCGAGTCCCGCAACCCCGAGCCCGGACGGCTCGACCCGCTCGGCGTCGTGCTGTCGGTCATCGGCCTCGTCGTCCTGTCGTACGGGATCATCCAGGGCGGCGAGAAGGGCGACTGGCTCGCGCTCCCCGTGCTCGGCCCTATCCTCGCCGGCGCCGCCGTCATCGCGCTGTTCGTCGCGCACGAGGCCCGCACCGCGTCCCCGGCGTTCGACGTCCGGCTGTTCCGGGACCCGCGCATGTCGGCGGCCGTCGCGTCCATCGCGCTGTGCTTCTTCGCCGCGAGCGGCGTGTTCTTCTTCGCCAACTTCTACATGCAGTCGGTGCGCGGCCTGACCCCGCTGGAGTCCGGCGCGATGGTGCTGCCGTTCGCCATCGCCCAGCTCGCGTTCGCCCCGCGCAGCGCCGCGATGGTGCAGCGCTTCGGCGCCAAGGCCGTCTGCACGACCGGCCTGCTGCTGGTCGCCGCCGCGCTGGCGAGCTACCAGTTCATCGGCACCGACACCCCGATGTGGATCCTCGGCGTGATCTTCTTCGTGCAGGGCACCGGGATGGCCAACGTCATGCCGCCGGCCACCGAGTCGGTCATGTCGGCGCTGCCGCGCGAGAAGGCCGGCGCCGGATCGGCCATCAACAACACCGCCCGGCAGGTCGCCGTCGCGATGGGCGTGGCCGTGCTCGGCTCCGTCGTCGCCTCCGTCTACCGCCGCGACCTGGACGGCGACCTCGCCGCGCTGCCCCCGGGCGCGCGGGAGGCGGCCGGCGAGTCCATCGAGGGCGCGCACGCCGTCGCCGCGCGGATGGGCGACGCCGGGCGCCAGCTCGCCGGGCACGCCGACGCCGCGTTCGTCAACGCCATGCACACCGCGTCCGTCGCCGCCGCCGTCATCGCGCTCCTCGGCGCGCTGGTCGTCGCCAAGTGGATGCCCGGACGCACCTCCACAGCCTCCGCCGCGCAGGCCGAGGCACCGCGCGAACCGGAGAAGGCCGCCGCATGA
- the panB gene encoding 3-methyl-2-oxobutanoate hydroxymethyltransferase yields the protein MSSSVAPPAQPTTLYGGTSTRRVTVRDIAAAKERHEKWPMLTAYDAQTARVFDEAGIPVLLVGDSAAMVVYGYDSTIPVTVDELIPLTAAVVRGSKRAMVVADLPFGSYQTGVGEALTTATRFMKEAGAHAIKLEGGRRVIPQAEALVSAGIPVMGHLGLTPQSVNVFGGYRVQGRGQDGDELMADAKALEAAGAFALVLECVPADLAARVTASLSIPTIGIGGGSGTDAQVLVWQDMAGLTPHTAKFVKKFADLNTLLGEAARGYAEEVVGGVFPAPEHTYR from the coding sequence ATGTCTTCATCTGTCGCACCCCCAGCACAGCCGACCACCCTCTACGGCGGCACGAGCACGCGCAGGGTGACCGTACGCGACATCGCCGCCGCCAAGGAGCGGCACGAGAAGTGGCCGATGCTCACCGCGTACGACGCGCAGACCGCGCGGGTCTTCGACGAGGCCGGCATCCCCGTGCTGCTCGTCGGCGACTCCGCCGCGATGGTCGTCTACGGCTACGACTCCACCATCCCCGTCACCGTGGACGAGCTGATCCCGCTGACCGCGGCCGTCGTGCGCGGCTCCAAGCGCGCCATGGTCGTCGCCGACCTGCCGTTCGGCTCGTACCAGACGGGCGTCGGCGAGGCGCTGACGACCGCCACCCGCTTCATGAAGGAGGCGGGCGCGCACGCGATCAAGCTGGAGGGCGGCCGCCGGGTCATCCCGCAGGCCGAGGCGCTCGTCTCCGCCGGCATCCCGGTCATGGGGCACCTCGGCCTCACCCCGCAGTCGGTGAACGTCTTCGGCGGCTACCGGGTGCAGGGCCGCGGCCAGGACGGCGACGAGCTGATGGCCGACGCCAAGGCCCTGGAGGCCGCGGGCGCGTTCGCGCTCGTCCTCGAATGCGTCCCCGCCGACCTCGCCGCCCGCGTCACCGCGTCGCTGTCGATCCCGACGATCGGCATCGGCGGCGGCAGCGGCACCGACGCGCAGGTGCTCGTCTGGCAGGACATGGCGGGCCTCACCCCGCACACCGCCAAGTTCGTCAAGAAGTTCGCCGACCTGAACACCCTGCTCGGCGAGGCCGCCCGCGGCTACGCCGAGGAGGTCGTCGGCGGCGTCTTCCCGGCCCCCGAGCACACCTACCGGTAA
- a CDS encoding TrkA family potassium uptake protein, giving the protein MNDPEAARRPLVLLPSARTGPLRAVAKRVGIALLLLFAVVAAVYADRDGYRDSGDGKLSLLDAFYYATVTVSTTGYGDITPVGDAARFVNIVFITPVRVLFLIVLVGTTLEVLAERTREDWRKSRWRARVRDHIVVAGYGTKGRSAIKTLLSTGVDRGSIVVVDPDPRVVAEAAEAGFVSIVGDATRNSVLKQAGVQRAREIVVASARDDTAVLITLTARQLNPHAGIQASVRESENVPLLRQSGADRVVTSSEAAGRLLGMSTSQPAVSEVIEDLLDQGSGLDLVSRAVRPDEVGGSLAAVREPALAVVRDGRTLPFDHPRCTTLEAGDRLIVARSSPRPRAGSDGGKGADGASAASEQ; this is encoded by the coding sequence TTGAACGATCCTGAGGCGGCGCGGCGGCCGCTGGTCCTGCTGCCCTCGGCGAGGACGGGGCCGCTGCGCGCGGTGGCGAAGCGGGTCGGTATCGCGCTGCTGCTGCTGTTCGCGGTGGTCGCCGCCGTGTACGCCGACCGCGACGGCTACCGCGACAGCGGCGACGGGAAGCTGTCGCTGCTGGACGCCTTCTACTACGCCACGGTGACCGTCTCGACCACCGGCTACGGCGACATCACGCCGGTGGGGGACGCGGCCCGGTTCGTCAACATCGTCTTCATCACGCCCGTGCGGGTGCTGTTCCTCATCGTCCTCGTGGGCACGACCCTGGAGGTCCTGGCGGAACGCACCCGCGAGGACTGGCGCAAGTCACGCTGGAGGGCACGCGTGCGCGACCACATCGTGGTGGCCGGCTACGGCACGAAGGGCCGCAGCGCCATCAAGACCCTGCTGAGCACGGGCGTCGACCGCGGGTCGATCGTCGTCGTCGACCCGGACCCGCGCGTGGTCGCGGAGGCCGCGGAGGCCGGGTTCGTGAGCATCGTCGGGGACGCGACGCGCAACTCGGTGCTGAAGCAGGCCGGGGTGCAGCGGGCCCGGGAGATCGTGGTGGCGAGCGCCCGCGACGACACCGCGGTGCTGATCACCCTGACCGCGCGGCAGCTCAACCCGCACGCCGGGATCCAGGCGTCGGTGCGCGAGTCGGAGAACGTCCCGCTGCTGCGGCAGTCGGGCGCCGACCGCGTGGTGACGTCGTCGGAGGCGGCGGGCCGGCTGCTCGGGATGTCCACCAGCCAGCCCGCGGTCAGCGAGGTCATCGAGGACCTCCTCGACCAGGGCAGCGGCCTGGACCTGGTATCGCGCGCGGTGCGGCCGGACGAGGTCGGCGGGTCGCTGGCCGCGGTGCGCGAGCCGGCGCTCGCGGTCGTCCGGGACGGCCGGACGCTGCCGTTCGACCATCCGCGGTGCACCACCCTGGAGGCCGGCGACCGGCTGATCGTCGCGCGCTCGTCGCCGCGCCCGCGCGCCGGATCCGACGGCGGGAAGGGAGCGGACGGCGCCTCCGCTGCGTCCGAACAGTGA
- a CDS encoding helix-hairpin-helix domain-containing protein produces MNAPAPYEPRVPSDSMPPGRAALSVTWAALPFLTLGYATPFTFAAAALWRRSAHLLVSTAAYLGVFALAMFLLPDIGKDEGAERLVGILLFVLAVVGCGHAFLIRRRVFDPHGLSAVDNEAVVEQVKRRRLLRDKARELAAADPGLAKELRIGRPDLPRRYNDGGLVDVNHAPAEALTLLPGVTPELAARITRVRAEAGGFMSAEELAAVAGLPPDLTSDVADYAVFIR; encoded by the coding sequence ATGAACGCCCCAGCGCCGTACGAGCCGAGGGTTCCGTCCGACAGCATGCCTCCGGGGCGGGCGGCGCTGAGCGTGACGTGGGCGGCGCTGCCGTTCCTGACCCTCGGCTACGCCACGCCGTTCACGTTCGCCGCGGCGGCGCTGTGGCGGCGCAGCGCGCACCTGCTGGTGTCCACGGCCGCCTACCTCGGCGTGTTCGCGCTGGCGATGTTCCTGCTCCCGGACATCGGCAAGGACGAGGGCGCCGAGCGGCTGGTGGGCATCCTGCTGTTCGTGCTCGCCGTGGTGGGCTGCGGACACGCGTTCCTGATCCGGCGCCGGGTGTTCGACCCGCACGGGCTGTCGGCCGTCGACAACGAGGCCGTGGTGGAGCAGGTCAAGCGCCGCCGGCTGCTGCGCGACAAGGCGCGGGAGCTGGCCGCCGCCGACCCGGGCCTCGCCAAGGAGCTGCGGATCGGGCGGCCCGACCTGCCGCGCCGGTACAACGACGGCGGGCTCGTCGACGTCAACCACGCCCCCGCCGAGGCGCTGACGCTGCTGCCCGGCGTCACCCCGGAGCTCGCGGCGCGGATCACGCGGGTGCGGGCGGAGGCGGGCGGGTTCATGTCCGCAGAGGAGCTGGCCGCCGTCGCGGGGCTGCCGCCGGACCTCACGAGCGATGTCGCCGACTACGCCGTCTTCATCCGCTGA